In Paenibacillus sp. J23TS9, a single genomic region encodes these proteins:
- a CDS encoding carbohydrate ABC transporter permease, whose amino-acid sequence MKTKRWQDLIAPAIIYLTLSILALIVVYPFIHVLSVSFSGRGEALRSGFHFYPRDFEWQAYRELLDYPLIWSGYGNTLFRMVVGTTLTLLVTVCAAYPLSRPDLPMKRLLIMLLLFTMIFDGGIVPQYLLIKELHLLNTLWVYVLPPAANAFHVLVMISFFRSIPDALIEAARIDGARDLRILFRILLPLSIPSLVTIGLWNMVYHINAFMDNLLYVTDSSKFVLQQVVRQILIESKLDPFTTATLTTPPAPESLKMAAVIVSSLPVLVLYPFLLKYFEKGTMIGSVKG is encoded by the coding sequence ATGAAAACAAAAAGATGGCAAGACTTAATTGCACCCGCTATTATCTACCTTACGTTGTCGATCTTGGCACTCATCGTCGTGTACCCTTTCATACATGTTCTATCCGTCTCTTTCAGCGGAAGGGGAGAAGCTCTTCGAAGCGGATTTCATTTTTATCCCCGGGATTTCGAATGGCAGGCATACCGCGAGCTTCTGGACTATCCTTTAATCTGGTCAGGATACGGAAATACGCTGTTCCGGATGGTCGTAGGGACGACGTTAACGCTTCTGGTTACCGTCTGTGCCGCTTATCCGCTCTCCCGTCCAGATTTACCGATGAAACGGTTGCTTATTATGCTGCTGTTGTTCACGATGATCTTCGATGGTGGAATTGTGCCTCAATATTTATTAATAAAAGAACTGCATCTCCTTAACACACTGTGGGTTTATGTGCTGCCGCCGGCTGCCAATGCCTTTCATGTGCTTGTTATGATCTCGTTTTTCCGTTCTATTCCGGATGCACTGATCGAAGCAGCGCGCATCGACGGGGCAAGGGATTTGCGGATACTGTTCCGCATTCTTCTCCCGCTTTCGATTCCGTCTCTTGTGACGATCGGGCTCTGGAATATGGTATATCACATTAATGCTTTTATGGATAACTTGCTGTACGTCACTGATTCTTCCAAATTCGTGCTGCAGCAGGTTGTCCGCCAGATCCTCATCGAGAGCAAGCTCGACCCGTTTACGACGGCGACGCTTACAACACCTCCTGCTCCGGAGAGCCTGAAAATGGCGGCTGTCATTGTCAGCTCCTTGCCGGTGCTCGTGTTGTATCCGTTCTTGCTTAAATATTTTGAAAAAGGAACCATGATTGGGTCAGTGAAAGGGTAG
- a CDS encoding sugar ABC transporter permease: protein MKTIKKHGELLLLFLFAFAFFFVFKYGPLYGVVIAFKDFRVVDGIWGSPWVGFQHFQEIFQNGDFYRLLKNTLLLNLYQMIFSFPAPIILAILLNEVRSKYFQRFIQTTMYLPHFVSWVIMSGLIIYFLSPTSGVVGEIMKWFGGEPVFFMGKKEYFRPIVVISSILKDIGWGSIIYFAALAAINPELHESAVIDGANRWQRIIRINIPSIMPTIAIMFILSLGGFLSANFEQIINLLNPVNYETGDVIDTYVYRVGLQQFQYSYTAAIGLFKSLVGLLLILGANLTVRKLSRGESGLW from the coding sequence ATGAAAACGATAAAAAAACACGGAGAGCTGCTCTTACTATTTCTATTCGCCTTCGCGTTCTTCTTCGTATTTAAATATGGCCCTTTATACGGAGTCGTCATTGCCTTCAAGGATTTCCGGGTAGTCGACGGTATTTGGGGAAGTCCGTGGGTTGGATTCCAACATTTTCAAGAGATATTCCAGAATGGCGACTTTTACCGTTTACTTAAAAATACGCTGCTGCTGAACTTGTATCAGATGATCTTTTCTTTTCCCGCACCGATCATTCTGGCGATCTTGCTTAACGAGGTCCGCTCCAAGTATTTCCAAAGGTTTATCCAGACGACCATGTATTTGCCCCATTTCGTATCGTGGGTCATCATGTCCGGACTGATTATTTATTTTCTCTCTCCAACGTCTGGTGTTGTAGGAGAAATCATGAAATGGTTTGGAGGAGAACCCGTCTTTTTCATGGGGAAAAAGGAATATTTCCGTCCGATCGTGGTCATTTCCTCCATCCTGAAGGATATCGGCTGGGGCTCGATCATCTACTTCGCAGCCTTAGCGGCGATCAACCCGGAGCTGCATGAATCGGCAGTAATCGATGGAGCCAACAGGTGGCAGCGAATCATTCGAATTAATATTCCATCCATTATGCCTACCATCGCGATCATGTTCATTCTGAGTCTGGGCGGTTTCTTAAGCGCAAATTTCGAACAAATCATCAATCTGCTCAACCCGGTCAATTATGAAACCGGAGACGTCATCGATACTTATGTCTACCGGGTCGGTCTGCAGCAGTTCCAGTACAGTTATACGGCGGCCATAGGTTTGTTTAAATCGCTGGTTGGGCTTCTGCTGATTCTTGGAGCGAATCTTACCGTGCGCAAATTGAGCCGTGGCGAGAGCGGTCTATGGTAA